The Capra hircus breed San Clemente chromosome 11, ASM170441v1, whole genome shotgun sequence genomic interval TGGCGATTCTGTACAAAGATGAGGGGCCCTTAGAAACCAAGGAGAGAGAACAAAAAGAGGTACTGAGATTCTGTAGTAGACTGGGGGCTGCCATCACGTCAGtccatcatccatctatccatcagcCATTCATGCACCCATCTATCATCCGTCcacccgtccatccatccatccatcaatcatCTGTTCATCTAtcattcatccacccacccatctgtccatcatctgtccatccatccatcatccatccattcattcttgcACCCATctatcatccacccatccacccatctgtccatccatccatccattcatgtaCTCATTCATCTATCAGCCAtctgcccatccatccatccctccatccatccacatGGAAGGTGAGGAAGAGGGAGTCTGGATCCAGGAGGCCCAGTGGGGTGTCTCAGTGTCACCACGCCCCATGCTCAAGGTCAATGGAAAACAATAGCAACCCCTCCCAGGAGGACAGCTCATGACCCAGACATTTTAGCATGGAACCCTGAGGCCCCAGGTCAGAATCATGGCAGCGAACTCCTCGCTGGAGGCAAAGGGGCATCAGAGTGGGTGGTGGGAGAGGCAGTTATAGAGACAAGGGCTGTGGTCAGCAGATGAGTTCCTCCTTATtgtgttatgtgtgtgtttacatacaaatatctttatttccttccctATTGTGTCCTTTATCATGTAACATACGATGCATTGACTTTCCATCATATTATTTAAGTATTAATTTTGtaacatcagtttgagcaagctccagagttggtgatggacaggaaagcctggtgtgctgcaatccatggggtcacaaagagttggacacgactgagagactgaactgaactgaacatcagagTATATAAGTTATGAGAGatcaaggagaaacatgtccagGAAAGCCATGCTTCCATGAACAGAGGTAGACCTGAGGGGCAGTCGATGGTATGTGAGGATGGGGTGGGGTCGAGGCAGGAGGGACTCAGGCTATAAACATCTCTAAGTCTGAGGGGCCAGAGGTCGGACAGTGGGACTGTCTCCCTAGAAGCTGGAAACACACTGTCTCCCTAGAAGCTCTGGAGAAGGTTGGGGGTACGGGAGCGATCCACAGAGGTGGTATTTAGAGTTTCAGAAGAGAGTGGAGTGTGTATTCACGTTGCATTCCAAATCTATAGGCTCCAGGTGCAGGAAGCTTAGACAGGTTGGCTGCCTATagtctttggtctcctcctgacaaAAGAGCCCAGTGTCTCAAAAAGAAATGTACTAATCAACATATTAATGTATTAATCACATGTGCGTGCATGGTCACTTaatcagtggtgtctgactctttggactgtagctcctctgtccaggggattctttaggcaaggatactggagtgggttgctgtgccctcctccaggggatcttcctgatccagggatcaaacctgtgcctcttatgactcctgcattggctggtgggttctttaccactagcactacttgAGAAGCCTCATTAATcaactccaacataaaataaaaaggtaagcAAAATAAATGTTTGGTGGAATTCACCTGTGGAGAATAGAAAAGCAAATGCCTGGGGACTAGTTGACGGTGGTACCTGCCCTCATAAGCTTGCAGGAGAAGCAGAGTCAGGCTCTGCCTGAGCACTCGAGATACAGAGGAACCTAGCCCTACTGACGGCTGACACACTGGTCACAATTTCCAGAAACAATGCTGACGTCCAAGGCCTCTCACTGGAAGTGGACAGCCTTCCTGTGTGAAGATTGTTCAGATTGCTTCACGATTTCAAAGTGGTTCTTTCAATTTTAGATCCATgtagagaaaactgttttcccaggtggctcattggtaaagaacctgccctccaatacaggagacacagaacacgtgggttcaaaccctgcgttgggaaaatcccctggaggaaggcatgacaacccagtccaatattcttacctggagaatcccatggacagaggagtctggtggggtgtagtccatggggttgcaaagagtcggacatgactgagaaactaatacTTTCACAGACATAACTGCATACCAACCTGAATGCCCCAGGGCTGTTTATAAAGGAACATCTTCAGAAAACTAAACATGCTTCTGGAGGTTGAGGGGCTCGGCAGACCTCAGTGTGAATTCTCATGGCATGGGGGCATTCACCTCCGTCTTCTCTAGGTGCTGTATCTCAGTCCCTCGGCTCAGACCTAACCCGAGTCTGTGCCCCTCCCCCCCCATCACAGAAGGATTTGTGCCCTGAGTAGGGGACATGCTATCCTGGGACCCCCACCACCTaggccccctccctctgccccacagGGCGTGGGTTCCCCGTGGTTCCACCCGAGAGGCCATGTGTCGGGgagcaggcacacacacgcacacgcaggATTATCTGTCCTGTGGTTAATGATTTGCGTGCTTGCTTAGAAGGTGAAAGATCACAGGCTGCAGACAGGGCTGACTCAGGTCCTTGAAAGCGGCATGACTACAGAGGGAAACTTcccaactttctttcttttctttacttgttttttgacacatctatttttaaaaaaaattttattgaggtctagttgatttgcaatgttggcttactttcaggtgcacaacaaagtgaatatatccactctttttagattatattcccatataggctattacagagtattgagtagagcttcctgagctgcagagtaggttctcattagtcatctatttcCTGACTCTCTTTTAAAACAAAGCACTGACCTTAGTACAACCTGTGTGAATGAGGGTGGATGCTTCCTTGAGCAGGCTTTAACAAGGAGAATCAGGATACGTGAAACTAAGCGACTCAGCCTTCCTGACAATTCTAAGAGCATCTGTCTACAGGGAATAACACAGTGCTGATTCCTCCAGAGACAGGACAGTCACCTCATCCTGGAGGTAGGTGCCCATGGTGCTGGCTGTTCTCttctatttcatttctcttgggctaATTCGGggcttctttcttctctccaaGAAGTCTACTTGGAATTTATTAATTAAGCTGCCCTGGCTTTCTGGCCTATATTTGCTCTGAGATCCTAATGGTTTGGTCCCTTGACTTGAGACCATCCGTGTCTCAGTCTGAGCCTCAGaccccactccccaccaccccttcAGGCCCTGAGCCTCGAGGCCTGGAGTCTCTGTGAGTGAGGCCTTCTCAGTCTCTCGCTGCGGACCTCAGGGGATAAGACGGTCCCTCTCACGTTCTCCAGGGCCCACTCCTCATCTCTTTGTGTCCCTCTTGTGTTGGAGGTCTGGGCTGaccctttcttccctttcctccagcCTTGACCCCGGGAGGCTCGCCAGGTGCTGTGCTCTAACGTTGGGATCAAGTCGTGCATTTACTTTGCTCCAGCTCCTCACATGGCTGGGCCTCTGTGAACCACTGAGCAATTTACCTTCAAACTTCTTTCTACTCAGGGTTTGATTGTATTTTGTGTATCTTGGGACATGGGGTCTACAGCATGCAAAGCTCAGGATGAAAGGGAGGGAGTCATTGTTTTCAGCATCCTGATGGTGAGGCTCACATGTCTAAAGTCAGTGAGCAGGCCTCGCTGGGCCCCGAAACTCAGAGGGCTGTGCGGAAGGTCAGGGTGCTCCCAGCCATCTTCCTCTCGTAGTCCTTGTCAAAGTCCTCATTCTGAGCCACCGTGAAGTAGTTCTTCCAGTCCCCAGGCATTCCTGCAAGGAGGTGAAACCTCAGTGAGTCCGGGGAGGGGATTGGGTGAGGAGGCACCCAGGGGCTGGCACAGGGCGGATTATGGGGTCTGCTCCTCAGACACTGTTGGGAGTGTCGCCAACAGCACAGGTGCGGGAGCCAGAAGCATGACTGGGAAGCGGAAAGGGGCTGGAGTCCTGTGCAACCTCTGGGCGCGTGGGCCTCCCTCgctccctctctccatccctcccttgTGCACCTCGCCTCATGAAGGGGGAGATGGAGTGGTCCATGATGCTGGTGGGCAGTGTGGTGTAGTTGGCCATCGGGTTCTCTTTCATGACCTCAAAGGACGTGTGATGGATGATTTTGTCCAGAACTTCCTCCGACACCTCTTTCTCCAGGAACTTCAGGATCTTCCGAATTTCCCGCCTTGGATCCTGCATGTGGaacagtcacaaaaagtcaggtaGTTGGGGGTTTCCCATGAAGGGGTGATGTTCTGTTAGACAAACTGTGTTTGGGGAGGGACGACTTAAGGGAGCAGTTCAATTACAGTCAACGTGTCTTCCCTGGGGGAATGACTGTGGATGGTGCTGGACGGTCTTGGGAAGGAAGGACATAGACATCAGGGCTCTCCTAGCCCCAGGGAGGCTGACCgagaaggaggggagagaaacATGAGCACAGCTCTGCGACACCCATCCGGAAACGTGCTGCCcgcatgcacacatgcagggTGAGGACGGACTTCAGGGCAGGGAGTgtgtcccctggaggaagagacGCAGAGGCACAGAAAGAGGGGAGTGACTCTAGGACCAGAGATGGCACAGCACCTGCAAGTTAAACACAAGGTCTGTCAGAGGCTGAATCAGGGGACCTCACACTGACCCAGAAACGAAAGCCCTTGTGGCCTGTTCTTTCTGATCACAGACATGTAGAGGAAGGACCTTTGGAGTCTGACCAGATTTCAGAGAACCTCTCAGCAAGGGCCCAGGGGTGGTTTTGTAATTCTAGGGCACTGATCCCTGGGTGCGAGAGTGACCGTGTGATGCCCTGGACACTCAATGAGTGGGACCATGTGGGACCAGGCCTGCCAGCATCTGTGTGGACTAAACTTCAGTGTGTGGAGTGGGTTTGGGGTGTGGATGCCAGGAGCTTTACAAGTCATCTTCTAAATCTTCAAGGTAATATCCTGAGACAGACAAAAAAAGAGCTGATTTGCATTTTGTAGGTGAAGAAACATGGTTCCTAAGTGGCAGGATCAATCAGATTGTAAAAGTGCGTGAGATTTCCCGAGTGGAGAATCATCTAAAACTTGTGATCAGAAGCAAAGTTGGAAGACTTTTTAGGAAAAatgtatgacattttgattccacttatttgatttagtatgaatagaatgctacatttctaattaaaaaacagagatgcaATGAGCAACAAaggtatagtacagggaactatagtcaatatcttgtcataacctataatggaaaataatctgaaactaatgtatgtgtatatgtataactgaatcaccttgtgGTGCGCTTGAAACattgtcaactatacttcaataaaataaatatattaaggaaaaataaagattggagaaagaaaaaagaaaacaagagagaaaaaaagaaaacgtaGTTGCATCATTTGAGGATAAAGCTGAGTTGGACAGGGCATCAgggagagaggcctggtgtggtcAGTTCGCGTGCAGGTGTGACTATAGTTTGATCCCCTCAAGGACACGGCGGGAAGCAGCGGTGGCTGCATGCTCCTCACCTCCTTCATGTCCTCGTAGAAGAGGTAGAGGATGCGATGCTGGTCCTTGGCGTGCCACCAGCCCTTCACGTGGTCGTACCAGGAGCCCCACAGCACTGAcgggagggagaaaggagggggTGTCTGTATTAACCTGAAGCTTCTGAAATGAGCACTGGCATCTCAAATAAAAGAGGATATTTGAAAAACACAACTAGAATTCTTATTTGCAGAGacagggatttttctttttttaaatatttagggaGTTGATAAAAAGTATCCTGGATTTCGTGGCTTCTGTTCCCGCCCTTGAATGTATTCCCTTATGAGAAACTGTCCCGAGGGCAGGGGGCAGGTCTGTGTTCCCGTTACATCACCGCATGGGGCCAGACCAGCATTTTGAGATAAATACTGTTCCCCAACATGCTGATTACGggaacaaaggcccatatagtcaaagctatggtttttccattagtcatgtacagatgtgagagttggaccataaagaaggctgagggctgaagaattgatgttttccaactgtggtgttggagaagactcttgagagtccattggacttcaaagggatcaaacctgtcaattctaaaggaaatcaattctgaatattcattggaaggactgatgttgaacctgaagctccaatactttggccacatgatgcgaagagctgatgcACTGAAAAAGACCCAGAATCTGGGatagatttagggcaggaggagaagatggtgacagaggataagacggttggatggcatcaccaactgaatggacatgaatttgaacaaactgtgggatggtgaaggacagggaagcctggtgtgctgcagtccacaggatcgaaaagagtcagacacgactgagcaactgaacaacaacacaggcTGACTGTGAAGAGAAGCTGTGAATCCATTCTGAAGAATCCCAGTGACCAGATGTTTGGGCCCCTTCACCCTCTTGATGGAGAATGGGGGAGAGGGTGCACAGTGTCCTCCCCTGGCCCCCAAGCCACCCGCACCCTCCTCCGGCTGCGAGGTTGACCCTGAGGTCAGTGTCACTGGACCCTCTGTCTTCTGGGTCCCACCTGGGGCCAGGGCTGTGcagggcgatcctttccctgcaactCCCTGTGGCGGACTGTCTCCCTAGGAACTGCCTCAGCACCCGGCCACACCCCTGGGTCCTGCACCATCACCTGTGAGTTTGTGACCCTCCACCCACAGTGTTCTAAGTAGCATCTTATTGTGACCTCTGGACAGTGAACCCTGAACAGTAACCCTGCCTGGGCGACACCTGTGTCCTCCCAGAACCTCGAGCAGCTCAGCCGCTCAGCAGAAGCCATGCCTCTCTGATATGCGGGTGAGTGAAAACAGAGGcgtggacctcagtttcctttcgCTCACCTTTCCCAGCTTTGAAGTTCTCGACATACTCCTCCCAGGAGCCAGGGTCTGGCACCATCCTATTCATTCTTGAGAAATGGTAATAGGATACCAGGCAGTCCTTGGCGTTCCTGGCCACGTAGATGATCTGCAATCAGCCGGGAAAATGATGGTCACAGAGGAAACAAGATGGGAAAGATTACTGTTCAGGAAGAGCCCATGTTGTTTGAAGGACTTAGACCTTAGCCCGTGTTGTTAGAcggaccctgggttgggaagatcccttggaaaagggaatggctacccattccagtattcttagggcttccctggtggatcagatggtaaagaatctgcctgaaatgtgggagactcaggttcagtccctgggtcagaaacagcctctggagaagggaatgaatacccactcctgtattcttgcctggagacttccatggacagaggagcctgggggatatagtccatagagtcgcaaagagctggacactgagcaattaacattttCGCTTTCCCCAACCTCAGATCTTCAGactggtacctcctgtcagatatgtagcattagattagaaataaggtGCACAAAAATGTAACGCGCTTGAATCGCCCCCAAACCATTGTCCCCGCTCCCtgccctggtccatggaaaaattgtcttccatgaaatgggTGCCTGGTTCCAGAAAGGCTGGGGACTGCTGTCTTGGACCATCCTGTCTGAGTGACTAGACCTGTGTTATCTGCCACTGTCTCCAGTTTGCCTGGCACAGTTCTGATTATAGCTGGGTCTTAGCAGAGTCAGGGACAACACACCCTTTCTCTCAGGTGTCCTGCTTAGCATGACAGGTGCTGCAGTCACCCTACCTCTGCTATTTCTGGGGCGGGAGAGGCCCCGAGGTGTTACTCAGGCGAGGAGAAGAAGGTCCTGTTGGCTGTCACTGAGCAGGGTGTCTACCCTACTTGTAGGGCAGGGCTGCCTCTGCCTTCTGAGCACCCGAGGAGTTGCCTTCTGAGCACCCGAGGAGTTGCCTCCTCACAGTGACCATCATCCCTGCTAAGATCGCTGGACCCCAGTGCAGTGCTACATCTATCGCTGGAGCTGCTGGTGACCTGACCCCTCCTGGGAGAGGCAGAGCTGCTCTGGTCTTGTCCCACTCCgcttcctcccaccccccactcaGGCTGCCCTGTGCTgtaaaggcctttttttttttcgtaaAGGTGTTTTGGAAAATTTTGTGACCAAGTCTGCTCTGTGAATTGCAGGACAGAGGAAGGTATGTTTACAATTTTGATAGAGCCACaaattgcttgtttttttttcttttttccttctgtgttgaGTGAGTTCTCCATATACTTTGTATATTACCCCTTTATCAGATGTAGGATTTGCAagtatttcctcccattcagttcagttcagttgctcagttgtgtctgattctttatgaccccatggactacagcatgccaggcctccctgcccatcacccactcccggagttcactcagactcacgtccactgagtccgtgatgccatccagccatctcatcctctgtcatccccttttcctcctgcccctaatccctctcagtatcagggtcttttccaatgagtcaactcttcgcatgaggtggccaaagtattggagtttcagcttcagcaacagtccttccaatgaacactcaggactgatttcctttaggatggactggttggatctccttgcagtccaagggactctcaagagttctgcaacaccacagttcgaaagcatcaattctttggcgctcagctttcttcacagtccaactctcaaatccatacatgaccactggaaaaaccatagccttgactatatggacctttgttggcaaagtaatctctctgcttttgaatatgctatctaggttggtcataactttccttccaaggagtaagtgtcttttaatttcatagctggagtcaccatctgcagtgattttggagccccaaaattaaagtctgacactgtttccactgtttccccatctatttcccatgaagtgatgggactggatgccatgatctttgttttctgaatgttgagctttaagccaacattttcactctcctctttcactttcatcaagaggctttttagttcctcttcactttctgccataagagtggtgtcatctgcatatctgaggttattaatatttctcccagcaatcttgattccagcttgtgcttctaccagcccagcgtttctcataatatactatgcatataatttaaataagcagggtgacaatatacagccttgacgtactccttttcctatttggaaccagtatgttgttccatgtccagttctaactgttgcttcctgacctgcatataggtttctcaagaggcaggtcaggtggtctggtattcccatctcttttagaattttccacagtttattgtgatccatacagtcaaaggctttggcatagtcaataaagcagaaatagatgtttttctggaactctcttgctttttccatgatccacgagatgttggcaatttgatatctggttcctctgccttttctaaaatcagcttgaacttctggaagttcatggctcatgtactgctgaagcctggcttggagaattttgagcattactttactagcatgtgagatgagtgcagttgtgcggtagtttggcattctttggcattgcttttctttgggattggaatgaaaactgaccttttgctgtcctgtggccactgctgagttttccaaatttgccggcatattgagtgcagcactttcacagcatcatctttcaggatttgaaatagctcaactggaattccgtcacctccactagctttgtccgtagtgatgctttctaaggcccacttgacttcacattccaagatgtctggctctatatgagtgatcacaccatcgtgattatctgggttgtgaagctcttttttgtacagttcttctgtgtattcttgccacctcttcttaatatcttctgcttctgtgaggtccataccatttctgtcctttatcaagcccatctttgcatgaaatgttggtgtctctaattttcttgaagagatctctagtctttcccattctattgttttcctctatttgtttgcattggtcactgaggaaggctttcttatctctccttgttattctttggaactctgcattcagatgcttgtatctttctttttctcctttgcttttcacttctcttcttttcacagctatttgtaaggcctccttatacagccattttgtttttttgcatttcttttccatggggatggtcttgatctctgtctcctgtacaatgtcttttCCTTATGTTGGTGGTTTCCTTCGCTGtgaagaaactttttagtttgatgtagtctcacttgtttatttttgctttttatgtcaAATCCAAGAAAATTATTGTTGAGACTGATATCAAAGAGTGTACTACCTGTATTCTTTACTAGGGGTCTTGTGGTTCCAGGTCTTCCATTCAGATCTTTGATccatcttgagttaatttttgtctgGTGTGAGAGAGTGGTCCCATTTTATTCCTTTGCATGTGGGATCAACTGTCAGATGTAGAAGTGGAG includes:
- the LOC102174578 gene encoding sulfotransferase 1C1, translating into MTIQSFRNDITTPFLLCTSETVSPTKMSLEEMKDLHLEEKYLQPETKEVNGILMTKMISDNWDKIWNFQAKPDDLLIATYAKAGTTWTQEIVDMIQNDGDLQKCQRANTFDRHPFIEWALPPPLNSGLDLANKMPSPRTLKTHLPVQMLPPSFWKENSKIIYVARNAKDCLVSYYHFSRMNRMVPDPGSWEEYVENFKAGKVLWGSWYDHVKGWWHAKDQHRILYLFYEDMKEDPRREIRKILKFLEKEVSEEVLDKIIHHTSFEVMKENPMANYTTLPTSIMDHSISPFMRRGMPGDWKNYFTVAQNEDFDKDYERKMAGSTLTFRTAL